The Akkermansia muciniphila genome contains a region encoding:
- the gpmI gene encoding 2,3-bisphosphoglycerate-independent phosphoglycerate mutase, whose protein sequence is MSSKKPVVLVIRDGWGRNPLGPDVAKEYGDATVLADTPFTDYLLANYPHSLLGASGEDVGLPDGQMGNSEVGHLNLGAGRVVFQDLCRVDNAIKDGSMGENAVLKTAFSQAASSRLHLLGLVSDGGVHSHINHLVGIVKYAYEAGVRDICIHAITDGRDCSPTSGAGFMRELEEAIKPYGAKIITVIGRFYAMDRDKRWDRNKLAWDAIVLGRGEQCTCSPAEYVEQCYAKGETDEFLKPGIFAYGDEQRVRDNDVVFFFNFRADRARQMSDAFLYPEFDGFDREVTPKVHYVTLTEYDAKYPSPIVFEQEQLDNIFGQIVAEAGKTQLRIAETEKYAHVTFFFNGGVETQFPGEDRILVPSPREVATYDLKPQMSAEEVADKFVDAVDKYDVVIMNFANGDMVGHTGYVEAGVAACEAVDSALEKCVKKVLELGGKLLITADHGNAEHMRNEDGSPNTAHTTNLVDLIYVGADKDEVNLSNGILADVAPTLLNLMGLKQPAEMSGHPLVTPKK, encoded by the coding sequence ATGTCTTCTAAAAAGCCTGTCGTTCTTGTGATTCGCGACGGCTGGGGCCGCAATCCGTTGGGGCCTGATGTCGCGAAAGAGTACGGTGACGCCACTGTTCTGGCTGATACACCCTTTACTGATTACCTGCTTGCCAACTACCCCCACAGCCTGCTGGGCGCTTCCGGGGAAGATGTGGGCCTGCCGGACGGCCAGATGGGGAATTCCGAAGTGGGCCACCTGAATCTGGGCGCGGGCCGCGTGGTTTTCCAGGATCTCTGCCGGGTGGATAACGCCATCAAGGACGGCTCCATGGGTGAAAATGCCGTGCTGAAGACTGCCTTTTCCCAGGCTGCTTCCTCCCGCCTGCATCTGCTGGGCCTGGTGAGCGACGGCGGCGTGCACAGCCATATCAACCACCTGGTTGGCATTGTCAAATACGCATATGAAGCTGGCGTGCGCGACATCTGCATCCATGCCATCACGGACGGCCGTGACTGCTCCCCCACCAGCGGAGCCGGATTCATGCGTGAACTGGAAGAAGCTATCAAGCCTTACGGCGCGAAAATCATCACGGTCATCGGCCGTTTTTACGCGATGGACCGCGACAAGCGCTGGGACCGCAACAAGCTGGCGTGGGATGCCATCGTGCTGGGGCGCGGAGAACAGTGCACCTGTTCCCCCGCCGAGTATGTGGAACAGTGCTACGCCAAGGGAGAGACGGACGAGTTCCTGAAGCCCGGCATTTTTGCGTACGGTGACGAACAGCGTGTGCGCGACAACGACGTGGTGTTCTTCTTCAATTTCCGTGCGGACCGCGCCCGCCAGATGAGCGACGCGTTCCTGTACCCGGAGTTTGACGGCTTTGACCGTGAAGTGACGCCCAAAGTGCACTACGTGACGCTGACGGAATATGACGCCAAGTATCCTTCTCCCATTGTCTTTGAACAGGAACAGCTGGACAACATCTTCGGCCAGATTGTGGCGGAAGCCGGGAAAACCCAGCTCCGCATCGCGGAAACGGAAAAGTACGCCCACGTGACCTTCTTCTTCAACGGAGGCGTGGAAACGCAATTCCCCGGTGAAGACCGTATTCTGGTCCCCTCTCCCCGTGAAGTGGCTACCTACGACCTGAAGCCCCAGATGAGCGCTGAGGAAGTGGCTGACAAGTTTGTGGATGCCGTGGACAAGTACGACGTGGTAATCATGAACTTTGCCAACGGGGACATGGTGGGCCATACCGGTTACGTGGAAGCCGGTGTAGCCGCCTGCGAAGCAGTGGACAGTGCCTTGGAAAAGTGTGTGAAGAAGGTTCTGGAACTGGGTGGCAAGCTGCTCATTACCGCCGACCATGGCAATGCCGAACACATGCGCAATGAGGACGGCTCCCCGAACACGGCCCATACCACCAACCTGGTGGACCTGATTTACGTGGGTGCGGACAAGGATGAGGTGAATCTCTCCAACGGCATTCTTGCGGACGTGGCTCCCACCCTGCTGAATCTGATGGGGCTGAAACAGCCTGCGGAAATGTCCGGACATCCCCTGGTGACGCCAAAGAAATAA
- a CDS encoding thioesterase family protein: protein MPEELARIPFVRTRQVAFHDTDASGVAHFTRLLCLVEEVEHEYLRSQGLEILSPDCGWPRVHVDVDYSGSAGLGDWLSIELTLGTVGTSSLEWEFSVFHSEHPVMKGRYVVVRVGKGGKPQAISDSEKECLISGFSKGGDACK from the coding sequence ATGCCTGAAGAACTTGCCCGCATCCCCTTTGTCAGAACGCGCCAGGTGGCCTTTCATGATACGGACGCCTCCGGCGTGGCCCACTTCACCCGGCTGCTGTGCCTGGTGGAGGAAGTGGAGCATGAGTACCTGCGTTCACAGGGGCTGGAGATTCTTTCCCCGGATTGCGGCTGGCCCCGCGTGCATGTGGATGTGGATTACTCCGGCTCCGCAGGGCTGGGGGACTGGCTGAGCATTGAATTGACCCTGGGAACGGTGGGAACCAGTTCCCTGGAATGGGAGTTTTCCGTGTTCCATTCCGAGCATCCGGTCATGAAGGGAAGGTACGTGGTTGTGCGCGTGGGGAAGGGAGGCAAACCGCAGGCTATTTCGGACTCGGAGAAGGAATGCCTGATTTCAGGCTTTTCAAAAGGGGGGGATGCCTGTAAATAA
- a CDS encoding ATP-binding protein, which translates to MKKDTIDKLIGRIDHIKEEDLQRFFVKLAEQQGFFQQVFEAIQEGLILLDSRGKILFVNQAALKLLDKEPGQVTPEDFCIFLGRDCTWDTIQQSRTAVSRDVEIFYPEHKFLNIFISPIGSRDQGHLILIRDETPRQKKNAENIEAERLNALTLLAAGVAHEIGNPLNSIGLHLQLLARKAKKLPPEYRTEMEELLKTAESETSRLDVILKQFLQAIRPTKPIREPHNIDAIIMDVLKLLEPEIHQRGIQINTDLQPSLPLLSLDPVQVRQVFYNLIKNAYQSIPPEGGTILVKSGYTDDSVFVTVADTGCGISPEVMGSIYEPFLTTKSTGSGLGLLIVRRIVKEHGGSITLASQPGQGTTITVFLPRVERTIRLLPSSVPS; encoded by the coding sequence ATGAAGAAAGACACCATTGACAAGCTGATCGGCCGCATTGACCACATCAAGGAGGAGGACCTCCAGCGCTTCTTTGTAAAGCTGGCGGAACAGCAGGGCTTTTTCCAGCAAGTGTTTGAGGCCATCCAGGAAGGCCTGATCCTGCTGGACAGCCGGGGAAAGATACTCTTTGTCAACCAGGCGGCCCTCAAGCTCCTCGACAAGGAGCCGGGCCAGGTCACGCCGGAAGACTTCTGCATCTTCCTGGGCAGGGACTGCACGTGGGACACCATCCAGCAGAGCCGGACCGCCGTTTCCCGTGACGTGGAGATCTTCTACCCGGAACACAAATTCCTGAACATCTTCATCTCCCCCATCGGCAGCAGGGACCAGGGCCACCTGATTTTAATACGGGATGAAACGCCCCGGCAGAAGAAGAATGCGGAGAATATTGAGGCGGAACGCCTGAACGCCCTGACGCTGCTGGCGGCGGGTGTGGCCCATGAAATAGGCAACCCCCTCAACTCCATAGGCCTTCATCTCCAGCTCCTGGCCCGGAAGGCAAAGAAACTCCCCCCGGAATACCGGACGGAGATGGAAGAACTGCTGAAAACGGCGGAGAGTGAGACCTCCCGGCTGGACGTGATCCTGAAACAGTTTCTCCAGGCCATCCGCCCCACCAAGCCCATCCGGGAGCCCCACAACATTGACGCCATCATCATGGATGTCCTGAAACTGCTGGAACCGGAAATCCACCAGCGCGGCATCCAGATCAATACGGACCTGCAGCCCAGCCTCCCCCTGCTCAGCCTGGACCCCGTCCAGGTCAGGCAGGTTTTTTACAACCTGATCAAGAATGCCTACCAGTCCATCCCGCCGGAGGGAGGCACCATCCTGGTCAAAAGCGGTTATACGGATGACAGCGTCTTCGTCACCGTGGCGGACACCGGCTGCGGCATTTCCCCGGAAGTCATGGGCAGCATTTATGAGCCCTTCCTGACTACCAAGTCCACCGGCTCCGGCCTGGGCCTGCTCATCGTGCGCCGCATCGTGAAGGAACACGGCGGCTCCATCACTCTGGCCAGCCAGCCGGGTCAGGGAACCACCATTACAGTCTTTCTGCCGCGCGTGGAACGCACCATCAGGCTCCTTCCCTCCTCCGTCCCGTCATGA
- a CDS encoding sigma-54 dependent transcriptional regulator encodes MKMPVLLIVDDEKPTRDALRMGFQDDYEVYTAANLSQAVTLLKEESPDLVLTDLRLGGESGMDVLKAGASLPQPPKSIMMTAYGSVDAAVAAMKQGAYDFVTKPLNLDAVELVLKRALHTRNLETANQELTTRIQADSGLQKLLGRSTAMEHVFSIIRQVAPSRTTVLIEGESGTGKELVAQAIHSLSGRPENKFVAVNCAALSPQLLESELFGHEKGSFTGAGQRRIGRFEQADGGTIFLDEIGEIDAGTQVRLLRVLSERTIERVGSNTPIPVNVRIIAATNKSLEKLVQEGKFREDLYFRLNVVHIQMPPLRERQEDVLLLATAFLKEFARENNREFKPLSHDAVEAVRNYPWPGNVRELRTAMEHGVVMSNSGKIELTHLPRQLHSPQRTDMPERTAREPVPDNEASTQNGLVPAGVLNLSLLERNAIRQALAQSNGNRTAAAQLLGISRRTLQRKLQDTQPS; translated from the coding sequence ATGAAGATGCCCGTTCTGCTGATCGTAGATGATGAGAAACCCACGCGGGACGCCCTGCGCATGGGTTTTCAGGATGACTATGAAGTGTATACCGCCGCCAATCTTTCCCAGGCCGTCACCCTCCTGAAGGAGGAATCCCCGGACCTGGTCCTGACGGACCTGCGCCTGGGCGGTGAAAGCGGCATGGACGTATTGAAAGCCGGAGCCTCCCTGCCCCAGCCCCCCAAAAGCATCATGATGACCGCCTACGGGTCCGTGGACGCCGCCGTGGCGGCCATGAAGCAGGGCGCGTACGACTTCGTCACCAAGCCCCTGAACCTGGACGCCGTGGAACTGGTGCTCAAGCGGGCGCTCCATACACGGAATCTGGAAACGGCCAACCAGGAGCTCACCACCCGCATCCAGGCGGATTCCGGCCTCCAAAAACTGCTGGGCAGGTCCACCGCCATGGAGCACGTCTTTTCCATCATCCGGCAGGTGGCGCCCAGCAGAACAACTGTCCTGATTGAAGGGGAGAGCGGTACGGGGAAAGAACTGGTGGCCCAGGCCATCCACTCCCTTTCCGGCAGGCCGGAAAACAAATTCGTGGCCGTCAACTGCGCGGCCCTCTCCCCCCAGTTACTGGAAAGCGAACTGTTCGGCCATGAAAAAGGCTCTTTCACCGGAGCGGGCCAGCGCCGCATCGGCCGCTTTGAACAGGCGGACGGAGGCACCATCTTCCTGGATGAAATAGGGGAGATAGACGCCGGAACACAGGTCCGCCTGCTGAGGGTTCTGTCTGAACGGACCATTGAACGCGTAGGCTCCAACACCCCCATCCCCGTCAATGTCCGCATCATCGCCGCCACCAACAAGTCACTGGAAAAACTCGTTCAGGAAGGCAAATTCCGGGAAGACCTCTACTTCCGCCTCAATGTAGTCCACATCCAGATGCCTCCCCTCCGGGAGCGCCAGGAGGACGTGCTCCTGCTCGCCACCGCCTTCCTGAAGGAATTCGCCAGGGAAAACAACCGGGAATTCAAGCCCCTTTCCCATGATGCCGTGGAAGCGGTACGGAACTACCCCTGGCCCGGAAACGTGCGGGAGCTCCGCACCGCCATGGAGCACGGCGTGGTCATGAGCAACTCCGGAAAAATAGAACTCACGCACCTTCCCCGCCAGCTGCACTCGCCGCAACGGACGGACATGCCTGAAAGGACGGCGCGGGAACCCGTACCGGACAATGAAGCCAGCACACAGAATGGGCTTGTCCCGGCAGGGGTTTTGAATTTATCCTTGCTTGAACGGAATGCCATCCGGCAAGCGCTGGCCCAATCGAACGGCAACAGAACGGCGGCAGCCCAGCTGCTGGGCATCAGCCGCCGCACCCTTCAACGCAAATTACAAGATACCCAACCTTCATGA
- the xseB gene encoding exodeoxyribonuclease VII small subunit, translating to MAKQRKNAPGFEESVARLEEIIRLTEAPVTELEDMIALVEEGNKLIRHCRGILHDAELRIQTLSNPETVQDGTDTDEPDSNEFSLT from the coding sequence ATGGCCAAACAACGGAAAAACGCTCCCGGATTTGAAGAATCCGTAGCACGCCTGGAAGAAATCATCCGCCTGACGGAAGCCCCCGTCACCGAGCTGGAAGACATGATAGCCCTGGTGGAAGAAGGCAACAAGCTCATCCGCCACTGCCGCGGCATTCTTCATGATGCGGAACTGCGCATCCAAACCCTCAGCAACCCGGAAACCGTCCAGGACGGAACGGATACTGATGAACCAGACAGCAATGAATTCTCCCTCACCTGA
- the dxs gene encoding 1-deoxy-D-xylulose-5-phosphate synthase: MNSPSPELPELLKGIRSHADLMQIPEADLPRLAEEIRNTLIHSLSVTGGHLGPNLGVVELTIALHRVFETPRDKIIFDVSHQAYVHKMLTGRAPLIHTIRQHEGLSGFAKMSESPHDAYGAGHAGTALSAALGMCAARDLKGEDYHVVTVAGDAAFTCGTTLEALNNISQTTKRYITILNDNEWAIDKNVGALAKYFNSLQTSETFSWLRDKTASFIEKLGGTQARDFALKLEGTTKNLIFPSLLFNKFGLRYFGPLDGHDIPTLIRTLSYIKDLNEPVILHVVTQKGKGYQPALDNPTKFHGLGSYCVRDGETQGTPTPTFSHIFGSTLVDMAREDDSITAITAAMASGTKLDLFKEAFPKRYFDVGIAEEHGALFACGLAAEGMKPYIAIYSTFMQRCIDMIQHDAALQKLPVRFCMDRAGLSPDDGPTHHGLFDIAMIRSIPNIVFMQPKDEAEFVHMLRTMNHYQNGPTVIRYPRGCGSGVPLPATAEILPIGKAEVLQTGKDVTLISLGTMIGIARETAKLLEAQGYSATLINARFIKPLDDECIRRYAAGSRVVCTFEDHAVSGGFNSAVLESLEAGGVVTPMEAIAWPDQFIEHGSEPILRKKYGLTAEAALQKIIPHLNS; this comes from the coding sequence ATGAATTCTCCCTCACCTGAACTCCCGGAACTGCTGAAAGGCATCCGCAGCCATGCGGACCTGATGCAAATTCCCGAGGCGGACCTCCCCCGCCTTGCGGAAGAAATCCGGAACACCCTCATCCACTCCCTTTCCGTCACGGGGGGCCACCTGGGCCCCAACCTGGGCGTGGTGGAGCTGACCATTGCCCTTCACCGCGTTTTTGAAACGCCGCGGGACAAAATCATTTTTGACGTCTCCCACCAGGCCTACGTCCATAAAATGCTTACGGGCCGTGCCCCGCTGATCCACACCATCCGCCAGCATGAGGGACTCTCCGGCTTTGCCAAAATGTCGGAATCCCCCCATGACGCCTACGGAGCAGGCCATGCGGGCACCGCGCTTTCCGCCGCCCTGGGCATGTGCGCGGCCAGGGACCTGAAGGGAGAAGATTACCATGTAGTCACCGTGGCCGGGGATGCGGCATTCACCTGCGGCACCACCCTGGAGGCGCTGAACAACATCAGCCAGACGACCAAGCGCTACATCACCATTCTGAATGACAATGAATGGGCCATTGATAAAAACGTGGGCGCGCTGGCAAAATACTTCAACTCCCTTCAAACCTCGGAAACCTTCTCCTGGCTGCGGGACAAGACGGCCTCCTTCATTGAAAAGCTGGGCGGCACGCAGGCCAGGGACTTCGCCCTCAAGCTGGAAGGCACTACCAAAAACCTCATCTTCCCATCCCTGCTCTTCAACAAATTCGGCCTGCGCTACTTCGGCCCCCTGGACGGGCACGACATCCCCACCCTGATCCGCACCCTCTCCTACATCAAGGACCTCAATGAACCCGTCATCCTGCACGTGGTCACCCAGAAGGGAAAGGGTTACCAGCCCGCGCTGGACAACCCCACCAAATTCCACGGCCTGGGCTCCTACTGCGTGCGGGACGGTGAAACGCAGGGCACACCCACCCCCACTTTCTCCCACATCTTCGGTTCCACACTGGTGGACATGGCGCGGGAGGATGACTCCATCACGGCCATCACGGCCGCCATGGCCAGCGGCACCAAGCTGGACCTGTTCAAGGAGGCCTTCCCCAAACGCTACTTTGATGTGGGCATTGCAGAAGAACACGGCGCCCTCTTCGCCTGCGGGCTGGCGGCGGAAGGCATGAAGCCCTACATCGCCATTTACTCCACCTTCATGCAGCGCTGCATTGACATGATCCAGCATGACGCCGCCCTGCAAAAACTGCCCGTGCGCTTCTGCATGGACCGCGCCGGCCTCTCCCCGGACGACGGCCCCACGCACCACGGCCTGTTTGACATCGCCATGATCCGCAGCATTCCGAACATCGTCTTCATGCAGCCCAAGGATGAAGCGGAATTCGTCCACATGCTCCGGACCATGAACCACTACCAGAACGGCCCCACCGTCATCCGCTATCCCCGGGGCTGCGGCTCCGGAGTCCCCCTCCCCGCCACGGCGGAAATCCTCCCCATCGGCAAGGCGGAAGTGCTCCAGACCGGGAAGGACGTCACCCTTATCTCCCTGGGCACCATGATCGGCATCGCCCGGGAAACGGCCAAACTGCTGGAAGCGCAGGGCTACTCCGCCACCCTCATCAATGCCCGCTTCATCAAGCCCCTGGATGACGAATGCATCCGCCGGTACGCAGCAGGCAGCCGGGTGGTCTGCACCTTTGAAGACCACGCCGTCAGCGGCGGCTTCAACTCCGCCGTACTGGAATCCCTGGAAGCCGGGGGCGTCGTCACGCCCATGGAAGCCATCGCGTGGCCGGACCAGTTCATTGAACACGGCTCGGAACCCATCCTCAGAAAAAAATATGGACTCACGGCGGAAGCCGCGTTACAAAAAATCATTCCCCACCTGAACTCCTGA